In one window of Rhodoglobus vestalii DNA:
- a CDS encoding sensor histidine kinase yields MQENIPDAWSRISLRTKVTGVTVLLLTLGLLVAGVGTAAVLRDYLLQQTDEKITAAADGLDGRIQYSGTARDPQCSVSRLPNDLYFAVLNHDGSMRCNSREEDAARPVLDGITIGVANQQTNPFTLPSTSIGGQWRVIAYPAISTIGPDFVTIVIAVDLIDSNAIVARYAAIFLFFGLTVVIVGGALTRLLVTSTFVPLREVEATAARFADGDFDQRLSGATPNTEVGRLNRSLNSMLGRIDRAFADRARTIDQMRRFVGDASHELRTPLVTVRGYAELYRMGAITKPDDVAQAMERIEKEAIRMGGLVEDLLELARIDETKPLQLTEVDLLPLAHDAAMDALASAGRTVNVINTHPTIDSHPTLQPEHSTDTMAIDLPESSRPDPGTPSRGVAALATGSIAAASARLSRLASRKKTSAAAKAAARITQVEEPPPVDLHAVVLAEENKIRQVLTNLVTNALRFASPDTPVEIGVGVDRERKVAVLSVIDHGEGIPEQIRDKAFERFWRADSSRNRDTGGSGLGLAIVAAIVHAHRGTVQALETPGGGATFRVELPLLPSKPDAPEGTTED; encoded by the coding sequence ATGCAGGAGAACATTCCCGACGCGTGGAGCCGCATCTCGCTTCGCACAAAAGTAACCGGGGTGACGGTGCTTTTGCTCACCCTGGGGCTCCTCGTTGCCGGCGTCGGAACCGCCGCAGTTCTGCGCGACTACCTGCTGCAGCAGACCGATGAGAAGATCACGGCTGCAGCCGACGGGCTCGATGGCCGAATCCAATATTCCGGAACTGCCCGCGACCCCCAGTGCAGCGTTTCACGGCTGCCCAACGACCTTTATTTTGCGGTTCTTAATCATGACGGCAGCATGCGCTGCAACAGCCGCGAAGAGGATGCCGCACGCCCGGTTCTTGACGGCATCACGATCGGCGTCGCCAACCAACAGACCAACCCTTTCACCCTTCCCAGTACCTCTATTGGCGGCCAGTGGCGAGTGATCGCGTACCCCGCCATCAGCACCATCGGCCCTGACTTCGTGACGATTGTCATTGCGGTCGACCTCATCGATTCCAACGCCATCGTTGCCCGCTATGCCGCCATCTTCCTCTTCTTCGGTCTTACCGTCGTGATTGTCGGCGGGGCCCTCACCCGACTGCTCGTGACCTCCACCTTCGTTCCCCTGCGCGAAGTTGAAGCAACAGCCGCCCGCTTTGCCGACGGCGACTTCGACCAGCGACTCTCCGGCGCAACGCCCAATACCGAAGTGGGGCGCCTCAACCGTTCCCTCAACTCCATGCTTGGCCGAATCGATCGCGCGTTCGCCGATCGCGCGCGCACGATCGACCAGATGCGCCGCTTTGTTGGTGACGCCAGCCACGAACTGCGCACGCCCCTTGTTACCGTTCGCGGCTACGCCGAGCTGTACCGCATGGGTGCTATCACTAAGCCGGATGATGTGGCCCAGGCCATGGAGCGCATTGAAAAGGAAGCCATCCGAATGGGTGGTCTCGTTGAAGACCTGCTCGAGCTGGCACGTATTGACGAAACTAAACCGCTGCAACTCACCGAAGTCGACCTACTGCCACTGGCACACGATGCTGCGATGGATGCCCTCGCCTCCGCCGGTCGTACCGTGAACGTTATCAACACGCACCCCACCATCGATTCGCACCCTACGCTCCAACCAGAACACAGCACTGACACAATGGCGATTGACCTCCCGGAGAGTTCACGTCCCGACCCGGGAACCCCGTCCCGCGGCGTTGCTGCGTTGGCGACCGGATCGATCGCGGCTGCAAGTGCTCGCCTTTCACGTCTGGCGTCACGCAAGAAGACCAGTGCTGCTGCCAAGGCCGCAGCACGGATTACCCAGGTCGAGGAACCGCCCCCGGTGGATCTCCACGCCGTGGTGTTGGCCGAAGAAAATAAGATTCGCCAGGTGCTCACCAATCTTGTGACGAATGCGTTGCGTTTTGCCTCGCCTGACACCCCGGTCGAGATCGGTGTGGGGGTCGACCGCGAGCGCAAAGTTGCCGTGCTCTCAGTCATCGACCACGGCGAGGGAATCCCCGAACAAATTCGCGACAAAGCCTTTGAACGGTTCTGGCGCGCGGATAGCTCACGCAACCGCGACACCGGTGGCAGTGGTCTTGGGCTCGCAATCGTCGCGGCTATCGTGCATGCCCACAGGGGCACCGTTCAGGCCCTTGAGACACCCGGAGGCGGCGCAACGTTCCGCGTAGAACTTCCTCTCCTCCCCAGCAAGCCAGACGCGCCTGAGGGCACCACAGAGGATTAA
- a CDS encoding WXG100 family type VII secretion target: MTRYQVDSDAVLSATGAVQNSISRIQAEVAGLHGQLTNLQGSWTGQAATAFSTVVTDWKATQQRVEENLAAINHALTQAGQQYAEIEAANARLFAR; encoded by the coding sequence ATGACTCGATACCAAGTTGATAGCGACGCCGTTCTCAGTGCAACCGGAGCGGTACAAAATTCGATTAGCCGCATTCAGGCAGAAGTTGCGGGGTTGCACGGGCAACTCACCAACCTTCAGGGCTCCTGGACCGGTCAAGCAGCGACGGCGTTTTCTACAGTCGTGACCGACTGGAAAGCAACCCAGCAGCGGGTCGAAGAGAACCTTGCCGCCATCAACCACGCCCTCACACAGGCGGGCCAGCAATATGCCGAAATCGAGGCAGCCAACGCGCGCCTCTTCGCTCGCTAG
- a CDS encoding response regulator transcription factor, with product MADGPKILIVDDEPNIRDLLTTSLRFAGFAVRAVGSGAQTISAVLEEEPDLIILDVMLPDMNGFGVTKRLRASGYTSPILFLTAKDDTEDKIMGLTVGGDDYVTKPFSLDEIVARIKAILRRTMADDEETIIRAGELTMDQDTHEVSIGSEQIELSPTEFKLLRYLMLNPNRVLSKAQILDHVWEYDFNGDAGIVESYISYLRRKLDIHTEEPLIQTKRGFGYMLKAAKV from the coding sequence ATGGCTGACGGACCGAAAATTCTTATTGTCGACGACGAACCCAACATTCGCGACCTTCTCACCACGAGCCTGCGCTTCGCAGGATTCGCGGTGCGAGCCGTGGGAAGCGGGGCACAAACGATCTCGGCGGTGCTCGAAGAAGAACCCGACCTCATCATCCTCGATGTCATGCTGCCAGACATGAACGGGTTCGGGGTGACCAAACGCCTGCGGGCATCCGGCTACACCTCCCCCATCCTCTTCCTCACGGCTAAAGATGACACAGAAGACAAGATCATGGGTCTCACCGTTGGTGGTGACGACTACGTCACGAAGCCGTTCAGCCTTGACGAAATTGTTGCCCGCATTAAGGCGATTCTTCGCCGCACAATGGCGGATGACGAAGAAACCATCATTCGCGCTGGCGAGCTCACCATGGATCAAGACACCCACGAGGTGAGCATCGGCAGTGAGCAAATCGAGCTGAGCCCCACCGAGTTCAAGCTTCTGCGCTACCTCATGTTGAATCCCAACCGCGTGCTCTCGAAAGCTCAGATCCTCGACCACGTCTGGGAGTACGACTTCAACGGCGATGCTGGCATTGTTGAGAGCTACATCTCCTACCTTCGTCGCAAGCTCGACATCCACACCGAGGAGCCACTCATTCAGACGAAGCGTGGCTTCGGTTACATGCTGAAGGCAGCAAAGGTCTAA
- the groL gene encoding chaperonin GroEL (60 kDa chaperone family; promotes refolding of misfolded polypeptides especially under stressful conditions; forms two stacked rings of heptamers to form a barrel-shaped 14mer; ends can be capped by GroES; misfolded proteins enter the barrel where they are refolded when GroES binds), which yields MAKIIAFNEEARRGLERGLNILADAVKVTLGPRGRNVVLEKKWGAPTITNDGVSIAKEIELDDPFEKIGAELVKEVAKKTDDVAGDGTTTSVVLAQALVREGLRNVAAGADPISLKRGIEKATTSVIEALVASAKEIETKEEIAATASISAGDSEIGALIAEAIDKVGKEGVVTVEESNTFGTELELTEGMRFDKGFLSAYFVTDQERQEAVFEDPYVLIVNGKISNIKDLLPIVDKVIQSGKQLLIIAEDVDGEALATLVVNKIRGIFKSVAVKAPGFGDRRKAQLADIAILTGGQVISEEVGLKLENATLELLGRARKVVITKDETTIIEGAGEEEAIAGRVKQIRAEIDNTDSDYDREKLQERLAKLAGGVAVIKAGAATEVELKERKHRIEDAVRNAKAAVEEGIVAGGGVALIQAGKIAFESQAMIDLVGDEATGANIVRVAIDAPLKQIALNAGLEPGVVADKVRNLPVGHGLNAATGEYVDMLAAGINDPVKVTRSALLNASSIAGLFLTTEAVVADKPEKNTAPMGDPSGGMDF from the coding sequence ATGGCAAAGATCATTGCTTTCAACGAAGAGGCCCGTCGCGGCCTTGAGCGCGGCCTGAACATTCTCGCCGACGCCGTAAAGGTCACGCTTGGCCCACGCGGTCGCAACGTAGTTCTTGAGAAGAAGTGGGGCGCTCCCACCATCACGAACGACGGTGTATCCATCGCCAAGGAGATCGAGCTTGATGACCCGTTCGAGAAGATCGGTGCTGAGCTCGTTAAAGAGGTAGCAAAGAAGACGGATGACGTAGCCGGAGACGGTACGACGACTTCTGTTGTTCTCGCGCAGGCACTCGTTCGCGAGGGCCTCCGAAACGTAGCTGCGGGTGCAGACCCCATCAGCCTCAAGCGCGGCATCGAAAAAGCCACCACCTCGGTAATTGAGGCACTCGTTGCGAGCGCCAAAGAAATCGAGACCAAGGAAGAGATCGCGGCTACCGCATCCATTTCTGCTGGTGACTCTGAGATCGGTGCACTGATCGCTGAGGCGATCGACAAGGTCGGCAAGGAAGGTGTTGTCACCGTTGAGGAGTCGAACACGTTCGGCACCGAGCTTGAACTCACCGAAGGTATGCGCTTCGACAAGGGATTCCTGTCGGCATACTTCGTGACCGACCAGGAACGTCAAGAAGCAGTCTTCGAAGACCCCTACGTTCTGATCGTCAACGGCAAGATCTCCAACATCAAGGATCTTCTGCCCATCGTCGACAAGGTAATCCAGAGTGGCAAGCAGCTACTCATCATTGCTGAAGACGTTGACGGTGAAGCGCTCGCAACTCTCGTTGTGAACAAGATCCGCGGCATCTTCAAGTCGGTAGCCGTCAAGGCTCCTGGCTTCGGCGACCGTCGCAAGGCTCAACTCGCAGACATCGCGATCCTCACCGGTGGACAGGTTATCTCAGAAGAGGTCGGCCTGAAGCTTGAGAACGCAACTCTCGAACTTCTTGGTCGCGCCCGCAAGGTTGTCATCACCAAGGACGAGACCACGATCATCGAAGGTGCTGGTGAAGAGGAGGCGATCGCCGGTCGCGTCAAGCAGATCCGTGCCGAGATCGACAACACTGACAGCGACTACGACCGTGAGAAGCTCCAAGAGCGTCTCGCGAAGCTCGCCGGTGGTGTTGCAGTCATCAAAGCAGGTGCGGCAACTGAGGTTGAACTCAAGGAGCGCAAGCACCGCATTGAGGACGCAGTTCGCAACGCAAAGGCTGCTGTTGAAGAGGGAATCGTCGCCGGTGGTGGCGTTGCCCTGATTCAGGCTGGCAAGATCGCCTTCGAGAGTCAGGCAATGATTGACTTGGTGGGCGACGAAGCAACCGGAGCGAACATCGTTCGTGTTGCTATCGATGCACCGCTCAAGCAGATCGCCCTCAACGCAGGTCTCGAGCCTGGTGTTGTTGCTGACAAGGTTCGCAACCTTCCGGTTGGCCACGGCCTCAACGCAGCAACCGGCGAATACGTCGACATGCTCGCTGCTGGTATCAACGACCCGGTTAAGGTAACCCGCTCGGCGCTGCTCAACGCATCGTCGATCGCTGGACTCTTCCTCACAACCGAGGCTGTTGTTGCTGACAAGCCTGAGAAGAACACGGCTCCAATGGGTGACCCGTCAGGCGGCATGGACTTCTAA